A stretch of DNA from Posidoniimonas polymericola:
CGTCTGCGGCATCGGCCCCTCGAACGCATCCACGACCAGCAGCACCCCGTCAGCCATGGTGAGCACCCGCTCGACCTCGCCTCCGAAGTCGGCGTGACCCGGCGTGTCGATCAGGTTGAACCGCAGGCGACGCCCCGAGAGGTCCTCGTACTCGACCGCACAGTTCTTGCTGAAAATGGTGATGCCGCGTTCGCGTTCCAGGTCATTGGAGTCGAACACCAGGCCGTGCTGGCCGCCGGCGAGCTTGTCGAGCGCCTCCTGGCGGTAATGGCCAGATTGGTACATCAGCTTGTCGACCAGCGTGGTCTTGCCGTGGTCAACGTGGGCGATAATCGCAACGTTCCGCAGCAGAGCGGGGTCAGAGTCCATTCGGGAGAGCTTCGGGGAGAGGGGGTGTGGGGAGTTGCCGCATCGGCACGCGGGGCGGGCTCGGGCGGGGACGTTCTGTAGGGTTGGGGGGGCTGGCAGCGGCTGACTGGCGGAGAAATTCCCCGCGTCGGCGCCCCATCGGGTGGATCGTTCCGGCAACGGGGCCGATGAATCTTAGGGGAGCCGTGCGGCCTACGGTGGCCGTTCAGCTTGTGAGCCCTAGCAGGGGCCCCTATAATTCGTTTGAGGGACGGGTCTGTCGGCCCGTCGAGATTGTACCCCCCAGACCACGCGGCGCCAGTTCCGCCCACGCGGGACGACGGCCGTACCCACCCTCCCACAGGTCGCGGCGGTGTCGGATCCCACCGGGTCAAGCAGGCCTCAACCACCAAGCGACGCCGATTCTCCGTCCCCAGGGGAGTCGCCCGAGCAACCCGAAACGTCCGGTCCCGCGCCGCCCGAGCACCTGCGGGTGCTCTGCCTAGGCTCTGCGGAGCGTTCCGCCGCCAACCTCCGGGACTGCTTCGAGCAGCCGAACGTCGAGGTGGTGAACGTCTCGTCCCCGGTCCGCGCCCTCGCCCTGCTTACCAAGGGCGACTTCTCCGCCGTTTACGCCGACACCGAGATGTTCGCCAGGGCGCTCGACCCGGGCAGGCTGCTGCAGAACGAGCGGATCCTGCAGGGCATGCCGGACGGGGTCGTGCTGCTGAACACCGAGAACATCGTGATCTGGGGCAACGGCAAGCTCCGCGAGTGGACCGGCGAGCAGAGCGTCCTCGGCCGCAACTTCTACGCCCTGCTCGGCAACCCCGAGATCCTGGGTCCCGACTTCTGCCCGTTCCACACGGCGTTCGCCTCGGGCCGGCCGAGCGCGTCGACCCTGCAGAGCGACGACAACACCTACTATCGCGTCCACGCCGCGCCGATCATCGACATCGACAGCGGCCGCGCCGAGCACCTGGTCGTCACGATCCGCGACGTGTCCGACGAGATGCTGCAGCAGCAGAAGATTGCGGCCATCCACCAGGCGGGCGTTGAGCTGGCCGACCTGACGACCGACGAGGTCGCCGAGATGGACGTCCAAGAGCGGATCGACCTGCTCAAGGAGAACATCCTCCACTGCACCCAGGCCGTGCTCAACTTCGACGTGGTTGAGATCCGGATGCTCAACCAGGACACCGGCACGCTGCAGCCGCTGCTGGCTGTCGGCATGAAGCCCGAGGCCGAGACCCGCCAGCTCACCGCTTCGGACCGCGACAATGGCGTCACCGGCTTTGTCGCGGCGACCGGCAAGAGCTACCTGTGCGAGGACATCAGCGAGGACCCGCTCTACATCGAGGGGGCCCAGGACGCCCGCAGCTCGCTCACCGTGCCGCTCATGCTGCACGACCAGGTGATCGGCACGTTCAATGTCGAGAGCCCCGAGACCGCCGCCTTCACCGAGAGCGACCGCCAGTTCCTCGAGATCTTCGCCCGCGACCTCGCGGTCGCGCTCAACACGCTTGAGCTGCTCGCCGCCGAGAAGGCGACCACCGCCGCCGCCAGCGTCGAGGCGATCCACAGCGCGGTCGCGATCCCGGTCGACGAGATCCTCAACGACGCCGTGAACGTGATGGAGCGGTACATCGGGCACGAGCCCGACGTCGCCGAGCGGCTGCACCGCATCCTCCGCAACGCCCGCGACATCAAGCAGGTGATCCAGAAGGTCGGCCAGTCGCTCGCCCCGATCGAGGCCCGCGCCGCCGGCTCCCGCATCGAACCGCACCCGGTGCTCGCCGGCAAACGCGTGCTGGTGGTCGACGAGGACGACACGGTCCGCTCCGCCGCCCACGACCTGCTGGAACGCTACCTGTGCGTCGTCGAGACCGCCCACGACGGCAACGAGGCGATCTACATGGTCCGCAACCTCGGGCCGGGCCACGAGTACGACGCCATCCTCGTCGACATCCGACTGCCCGACATGAGTGGATTCGAGCTGCTCACCAAGCTGCAGGAACACATCGATATCGGCACGATGATCCTGATGACCGGCTTCGGCTACGACCCGGGCCACTCGATCGTCAATGCCCGCAAGGCGGGCCTCAAGGCAGTGCTGTACAAGCCCTTCCGGCTCGACCAGCTGCTGCAGACGGTCGAGCAGATCGTCTCGGACCACCAGCGGGCGACGCCGCAGGCCGAGTCCTGATCCCGCCAGCCCTCGCGCCCTCCCCTTCTGCGACCCCGTCCCCTCCAGCGACCCCGTCCCTTCCAGCGACACGACGCGACGCCCCGCCGGCTTATGCCCCCGCTACCGCTACTCGTCTTGATTGGCTTGGCCTGCATCGGCCATGTGGTGTTCTGGGTCGGCTTCGTCAACCGCACCCACGCTTGCGGGTGGAACCACCGAGTAGTCGACGCGCTCACCGCGACCAGCGCCGTGATGCTCGTCGCGCCGCCGCTCGCCGCGGCGTGGCTCTACTGGTCGGGGGGCTGGCCCGCCCTGCAGCAGTCGATGCTCCTTTCGGCTTATGCTTGGGTGATGGCGCCACTGGCTGTGTTCGCCGCGGTGCATCAAGTCTGGCTCGCCGTCCACCCCGAACGCCGCACGGTCCACAAGCAGGTGCAGGCCAAGCGGCTTGATTTCCTGCCGGAGCTCGGCCTCGAGATCGCCCGCCCGGTCCCCCGGATGTTCCTCCGGATCCCTGGTAACCAGGCGCTGCAGCTCTCGGTCGAGGAGATGTCGCTCGCCCTGCCCCGCCTGCCGGCCGGGCTCGCGGGGCTGAAGATCGCCCTCCTGGCCGACCTGCACATCTCCGGTCGGTTCGGCGTCGAGCTCTACAAACGCGCCATGGACCAGGCCGCCGCATCGCGGCCCGACCTGGTGGTGCTGGCGGGCGACTTGATCGAGAAGGACCACTGCCTCCCCTGGGTGAACGAAACCTACGGCAAGCTTTCGGCGCCGCTCGGCGTCTACTACGTGCTCGGCAACCACGACAAGAAGGCCGACCACCCCGGCATCCGCGCGGCGCTCGACGCCCTCGGCTTCGTTGACGTGAGCCGCCAGGCCGTGCGGCTCGACCACCACGGCGAGTCGATCGAGATCGTCGGCAACGAGCTCCCCTGGTTCGGTCCTCCCACTACCTTCTCCGACCAGCCCGCCAGCCTGCGGCTGGTGGTCGCCCACAACCCCGACCAGTTCGGCTGGGCCGTCGCCCACGACGCCGACCTGATCCTCGCTGGGCACAACCACGGCGGCCAAGTCCGCTTCCCGCCGATCGGCCCGGTGCTGACCCCCAGCCTGCACGGCACCCGCTACGCGTGCGGCACCTTCCGCCGCGGCGACACCGTGATGCACGTCACGCGCGGCGCCGGCTCGCTGGCGCCGTTCCGCTTCTTCTGCCCGCCCGAGCTGACGCTGATCACGCTCCAGCAGCAAACTTCCTTGTCGGGCGCCATGCCTGTGTGAAGCTCAGGAGTTTCACTTCGGAGCGTCGAAAAACTGGGCTCA
This window harbors:
- a CDS encoding metallophosphoesterase produces the protein MIGLACIGHVVFWVGFVNRTHACGWNHRVVDALTATSAVMLVAPPLAAAWLYWSGGWPALQQSMLLSAYAWVMAPLAVFAAVHQVWLAVHPERRTVHKQVQAKRLDFLPELGLEIARPVPRMFLRIPGNQALQLSVEEMSLALPRLPAGLAGLKIALLADLHISGRFGVELYKRAMDQAAASRPDLVVLAGDLIEKDHCLPWVNETYGKLSAPLGVYYVLGNHDKKADHPGIRAALDALGFVDVSRQAVRLDHHGESIEIVGNELPWFGPPTTFSDQPASLRLVVAHNPDQFGWAVAHDADLILAGHNHGGQVRFPPIGPVLTPSLHGTRYACGTFRRGDTVMHVTRGAGSLAPFRFFCPPELTLITLQQQTSLSGAMPV
- a CDS encoding hybrid sensor histidine kinase/response regulator, translating into MSDPTGSSRPQPPSDADSPSPGESPEQPETSGPAPPEHLRVLCLGSAERSAANLRDCFEQPNVEVVNVSSPVRALALLTKGDFSAVYADTEMFARALDPGRLLQNERILQGMPDGVVLLNTENIVIWGNGKLREWTGEQSVLGRNFYALLGNPEILGPDFCPFHTAFASGRPSASTLQSDDNTYYRVHAAPIIDIDSGRAEHLVVTIRDVSDEMLQQQKIAAIHQAGVELADLTTDEVAEMDVQERIDLLKENILHCTQAVLNFDVVEIRMLNQDTGTLQPLLAVGMKPEAETRQLTASDRDNGVTGFVAATGKSYLCEDISEDPLYIEGAQDARSSLTVPLMLHDQVIGTFNVESPETAAFTESDRQFLEIFARDLAVALNTLELLAAEKATTAAASVEAIHSAVAIPVDEILNDAVNVMERYIGHEPDVAERLHRILRNARDIKQVIQKVGQSLAPIEARAAGSRIEPHPVLAGKRVLVVDEDDTVRSAAHDLLERYLCVVETAHDGNEAIYMVRNLGPGHEYDAILVDIRLPDMSGFELLTKLQEHIDIGTMILMTGFGYDPGHSIVNARKAGLKAVLYKPFRLDQLLQTVEQIVSDHQRATPQAES